In a genomic window of Cytobacillus sp. FSL H8-0458:
- a CDS encoding DUF6254 family protein, with protein sequence MTKSKREKERAWTVRKQDQHPHGKVKSLKELSGEKE encoded by the coding sequence ATGACGAAATCAAAGAGAGAAAAAGAACGTGCCTGGACAGTTAGAAAGCAGGATCAGCATCCTCATGGAAAAGTGAAATCATTAAAAGAGCTGTCAGGAGAGAAAGAATAA
- a CDS encoding CPBP family intramembrane glutamic endopeptidase, with protein MKNIAADVRFIGGLLLAHLLMYFTFQDKSIFWYIFSASLLLLISYSIIMEEVEDKASFGTYISYGTLSGLLLYGLFWTGYSLFDFLNLPILNQVEQLYGRFSPSFIWHYIVLILIIVPGEEVFWRGFVQNRLMKHTSVKVSIVISSLLYTSVHFYSGYWMLAFAALIAGLFWGWLYAWKRSIPLVIVSHLIFDLLLFVLLPFN; from the coding sequence TTGAAAAATATTGCTGCAGATGTTCGTTTTATTGGCGGGCTGCTACTCGCTCATCTGCTTATGTATTTTACATTTCAGGATAAATCAATTTTTTGGTACATCTTTTCTGCCTCTTTACTGCTTCTAATCAGTTACTCCATCATAATGGAGGAAGTGGAAGACAAGGCTTCTTTTGGAACATACATTTCCTATGGAACTCTTTCAGGTCTTCTTTTGTATGGACTATTTTGGACGGGATACAGTTTATTTGATTTTCTCAATCTCCCCATATTGAATCAGGTTGAACAATTATACGGCCGATTTTCACCTTCGTTTATCTGGCACTATATTGTGCTGATTTTAATCATAGTTCCAGGAGAAGAGGTGTTTTGGAGAGGCTTCGTACAAAATAGATTAATGAAACATACGTCTGTAAAGGTAAGCATCGTTATTTCCTCTCTCCTCTATACTTCTGTCCATTTTTATTCAGGATACTGGATGCTCGCTTTTGCAGCATTAATCGCAGGTCTCTTCTGGGGATGGCTATATGCCTGGAAAAGAAGTATTCCCTTAGTAATTGTATCCCATCTGATTTTTGACTTGTTATTATTCGTTCTGCTCCCATTTAATTAA
- a CDS encoding YkvI family membrane protein, which yields MKTNWGAAFQIAAVYVGTVVGAGFATGREIVEFFSRFGFIGLIGILMSGYIFIFLGSKLMRISARIKAASYQELNEFLFGRFFGSAINILMLFMLLGVCAVMLSGAGAVFEEQIGISKTAGLLVTIGLTIITMIVGIRGLFAVNTFVVPMMIAFSFILLFISMKLPNFAEQVLFIPYAEDGWKAVVAPFSYTALNLTLAQAVLVPVASEIDDDRTIKWGGYLGGAALTLILLSSHLTLMMLPNLEAYDIPMAAIVKTLASSLYWIFVFVIYGEIFTSVIGNVFGIERQVKKHYSVPSIFIVGFIFVVCYFISLINYGTLLSYLYPVFGYVSLTFIILLWMKPFDDGSKGKKA from the coding sequence GTGAAGACGAATTGGGGGGCAGCTTTCCAGATCGCTGCCGTTTATGTGGGAACCGTGGTGGGAGCGGGCTTTGCCACTGGCAGGGAGATTGTAGAGTTTTTTTCCCGATTTGGTTTTATCGGTTTAATTGGGATACTGATGAGCGGTTACATCTTTATTTTTCTCGGCTCCAAATTAATGAGAATCTCTGCACGTATAAAGGCAGCATCCTACCAGGAATTAAATGAATTTTTATTTGGAAGATTTTTTGGTTCTGCCATTAATATATTGATGCTGTTTATGCTGCTTGGCGTATGCGCAGTTATGCTGTCCGGTGCAGGAGCAGTGTTTGAGGAACAGATTGGCATCAGCAAGACTGCGGGATTGCTCGTTACGATAGGGTTAACGATTATTACAATGATAGTTGGCATTCGCGGATTATTTGCTGTTAATACATTTGTTGTTCCGATGATGATTGCATTTAGCTTTATTTTATTGTTTATAAGCATGAAGCTTCCTAATTTTGCAGAACAGGTTCTGTTTATCCCATATGCTGAAGATGGCTGGAAGGCGGTTGTGGCTCCGTTTTCTTATACTGCCCTGAATTTAACATTGGCGCAGGCAGTCCTGGTGCCCGTGGCTTCTGAAATAGATGATGACCGTACAATTAAATGGGGCGGATATCTTGGTGGAGCCGCGCTTACACTCATCCTGCTTTCCAGCCATTTAACACTTATGATGCTGCCGAATCTGGAAGCATATGATATCCCGATGGCCGCCATTGTAAAGACATTGGCATCATCGCTCTATTGGATTTTTGTGTTTGTCATCTATGGTGAGATTTTCACATCTGTTATTGGGAATGTGTTTGGCATTGAGAGACAGGTGAAAAAACACTATTCCGTTCCGAGTATTTTTATTGTGGGCTTTATCTTTGTCGTTTGTTACTTTATCAGTTTAATCAATTATGGAACATTGCTGTCCTATTTATATCCGGTTTTTGGATATGTAAGTTTGACCTTTATTATTCTTCTGTGGATGAAGCCATTTGATGATGGAAGCAAGGGGAAAAAAGCCTGA
- a CDS encoding ATP-dependent Clp protease ATP-binding subunit: MLCQKCQLKEANVQLRLKVNGNERNLNLCHSCYQTEKQKSLTSFGPALSGFSGFGQMPLEDFFKKMASSQGNENYQPLKEAAGHNQGNGGFIDQYGRNLTQLAKAGLIDPVIGRDEEINRVTEILNRRSKNNPVLIGEPGVGKTAIAEGLAINIAEGRASKKLLNKEVYLLDVASLVANTGIRGQFEERMKQLISELQNRKNIILFIDEIHLLVGAGSAEGSMDAGNILKPALARGELQVVGATTLKEYRQIEKDPALERRFQPVQVNEPTADEAVDILMGLKQKYEDYHDVSFTEDAIRACVQLSSRYIQDRFLPDKAIDLMDEAGSKMNLQSGFIPAEDIEKQLKEISRQKDLVLKEEKYEEAAKLRGEELKLQQALNGENKAERPVIETSLIQEIIEKKTGIPVGKLAENEQEKMQNLEGNLAQKVIGQREAIQKVAKAIRRSRAGLKSKHRPIGSFLFVGPTGVGKTELTKTLAEELFGSRDSMIRLDMSEYMEKHSVSKIIGSPPGYVGHEEAGQLTEKVRRNPYSIILLDEIEKAHPDVQHMFLQILEDGRLTDSQGRTVSFKETVIIMTSNAGVGQKEVHVGFGAADAVKDSNILDSLGSFFKPEFLNRFDSIIEFKALDKEHLLKIVDLMLNELQETLNDQELELTVTQEVKEKLAEDGYHPAFGARPLRRIIQDELEDKIADFIIDHGESSHLQAELENDLIVIKPMR, encoded by the coding sequence ATGCTTTGTCAAAAATGTCAATTAAAAGAAGCAAACGTACAATTAAGATTGAAAGTGAATGGAAATGAACGAAACCTTAACCTTTGCCATAGCTGTTATCAAACTGAAAAGCAAAAAAGCCTTACTTCCTTCGGGCCTGCTTTGAGCGGCTTTTCAGGTTTTGGCCAAATGCCTTTAGAGGATTTCTTTAAAAAGATGGCATCCTCTCAAGGAAATGAAAACTACCAGCCTTTAAAAGAAGCGGCGGGACACAATCAGGGAAACGGCGGATTTATCGATCAATACGGACGAAATCTTACACAGCTTGCAAAAGCTGGTTTAATTGACCCGGTCATCGGACGGGACGAAGAAATAAATCGTGTGACTGAAATATTAAATAGAAGAAGCAAAAATAATCCGGTCTTAATAGGTGAACCGGGAGTAGGCAAAACAGCTATTGCCGAAGGGCTGGCGATTAATATTGCCGAGGGGCGAGCCTCAAAGAAACTTCTAAATAAAGAAGTCTATTTGCTTGATGTGGCATCCCTGGTTGCAAATACCGGCATTCGCGGTCAATTCGAGGAACGCATGAAACAGCTGATTTCAGAGCTTCAGAATAGGAAGAATATTATTCTCTTTATAGATGAAATCCATTTGCTTGTCGGAGCAGGATCAGCTGAAGGGTCGATGGATGCCGGCAATATACTAAAGCCTGCCCTTGCACGGGGAGAGCTGCAAGTAGTCGGAGCAACCACATTGAAAGAATACCGCCAAATTGAAAAGGATCCGGCTCTCGAGCGCAGATTCCAGCCCGTACAAGTAAATGAGCCGACTGCTGATGAGGCAGTTGACATCTTAATGGGGCTGAAACAAAAATATGAAGACTATCATGATGTTTCTTTTACAGAAGATGCCATAAGAGCGTGTGTACAGCTGTCAAGCCGCTATATTCAGGACAGGTTCCTTCCTGACAAAGCCATTGATCTAATGGATGAAGCAGGTTCGAAAATGAATCTTCAGTCAGGATTTATACCTGCAGAAGATATTGAGAAACAGCTGAAAGAAATCAGCAGGCAGAAAGACCTTGTCTTAAAAGAAGAAAAATATGAAGAGGCTGCAAAACTCCGTGGAGAGGAATTAAAACTCCAGCAGGCATTGAACGGAGAAAACAAGGCTGAAAGGCCAGTTATCGAAACAAGTCTTATTCAGGAGATTATTGAGAAGAAAACAGGGATTCCTGTCGGAAAATTAGCAGAAAATGAACAGGAAAAAATGCAAAACCTTGAGGGAAATCTTGCACAAAAAGTAATTGGACAGCGGGAAGCCATACAAAAAGTTGCAAAAGCCATCCGCAGAAGCCGTGCAGGACTAAAATCCAAGCACCGCCCAATTGGATCTTTCTTATTTGTCGGGCCAACAGGTGTCGGGAAGACTGAATTAACCAAAACACTTGCAGAGGAGCTGTTCGGCTCAAGAGACAGCATGATCAGGCTTGATATGAGTGAATATATGGAAAAGCACAGCGTGTCTAAAATTATCGGTTCTCCTCCAGGATATGTGGGTCATGAAGAAGCAGGACAGCTGACTGAAAAGGTGCGCAGAAATCCGTACAGCATTATCCTGCTTGATGAAATAGAAAAAGCACATCCAGATGTACAGCACATGTTCCTTCAAATATTGGAAGATGGACGACTGACAGATAGCCAGGGCCGCACTGTCAGCTTTAAAGAAACAGTCATTATCATGACAAGCAACGCAGGAGTTGGGCAAAAAGAAGTCCATGTTGGATTTGGTGCAGCTGATGCTGTCAAAGATTCAAATATTCTGGACTCTCTCGGCAGCTTCTTTAAACCGGAATTCCTGAACCGATTTGATAGCATTATTGAATTTAAAGCTTTGGACAAAGAGCATTTACTAAAAATTGTTGACTTAATGCTCAATGAATTGCAGGAAACATTAAATGATCAGGAGCTTGAATTGACTGTTACCCAGGAAGTTAAGGAGAAATTAGCAGAAGACGGGTACCACCCTGCTTTTGGCGCAAGGCCATTAAGAAGAATCATCCAGGATGAACTGGAAGACAAAATTGCAGATTTCATCATCGATCATGGAGAAAGTAGCCATTTACAGGCTGAGCTGGAAAACGACTTAATAGTCATTAAACCAATGCGCTAA
- a CDS encoding M3 family oligoendopeptidase — protein MRFEDYTYVRPNLEKIKGQFEAALEKFEDAASAEQQNQAMKEINDIRNDVGTMFNLCYIRHSVDTNDEFYKAEQDYMDEIQPEVEGFVTKYYQALVNSRFRAELEERWGNQLFALAEAQLKVFSPEIVPLLQKENKLSSEYTKLIASAKIDFEGEERTLAQLEPFTQSTDREMRKKASEARFGFLAENENELDRIYDELVRVRTEIAHKLGYKNFVELAYFRMYRTDYNAEMVANFRKQVKDFIVPIATRLKERQRERIGVDKLKFYDEGFEFKTGNAVPKGDPDWIIENGQKMYDELSGETSEFFSYMRKNNLMDLVAKKGKAGGGYCTYIENYKSPFIFSNFNGTSGDIDVLTHEAGHAFQVYSSSHFEIPEYNWPTYEAAEIHSMSMEFFTWPWMEGFFKEDTEKYKFSHLSGGLLFLPYGVSVDEFQHWVYENPEAAPQERKQAWREIEKKYLPHKDYDGNEYLENGGFWQRQGHIYNSPFYYIDYTLAQICAFQFWKRSRENQDEAWNNYLKLCQLGGSKPFTGLVKEAGLISPFEEGCVESVIGEIENWLNSVNDKGL, from the coding sequence GTGAGATTTGAAGACTATACATATGTTCGTCCGAATCTTGAGAAAATAAAGGGTCAATTTGAAGCAGCGCTTGAAAAGTTCGAAGATGCAGCTTCTGCAGAACAGCAAAATCAGGCTATGAAAGAAATTAATGATATTCGCAATGATGTCGGTACCATGTTCAACCTATGCTATATCAGGCATTCAGTAGATACGAATGATGAATTTTACAAAGCAGAGCAGGATTATATGGATGAGATTCAGCCTGAAGTGGAAGGGTTTGTTACAAAGTATTATCAGGCTTTGGTTAATTCCAGATTCAGGGCAGAGCTTGAAGAGCGCTGGGGGAATCAGCTGTTTGCACTTGCAGAAGCCCAATTGAAGGTGTTCTCGCCAGAGATTGTTCCGCTTTTGCAAAAAGAAAATAAGCTTTCTTCAGAATATACAAAATTAATTGCTTCAGCCAAGATTGATTTTGAAGGTGAAGAACGCACCCTTGCTCAATTGGAGCCATTTACACAATCTACAGATCGTGAAATGCGTAAAAAAGCAAGTGAGGCCCGCTTTGGTTTTCTTGCTGAAAATGAAAATGAACTGGACCGTATATATGATGAGCTTGTCAGGGTTAGAACAGAGATAGCCCATAAGCTTGGTTACAAGAATTTTGTTGAATTGGCGTATTTCCGCATGTACCGGACAGATTATAACGCGGAAATGGTTGCAAACTTCCGTAAGCAGGTGAAGGATTTCATCGTTCCAATCGCCACAAGGCTTAAAGAAAGGCAAAGAGAGCGCATTGGCGTTGATAAGCTCAAATTTTACGATGAAGGATTTGAATTTAAAACGGGTAATGCCGTACCAAAAGGAGATCCTGACTGGATTATTGAAAACGGCCAAAAAATGTATGATGAGTTATCCGGTGAAACGAGTGAATTTTTCTCATACATGAGAAAAAATAATCTTATGGACCTGGTAGCCAAAAAGGGAAAAGCAGGGGGCGGCTATTGCACTTACATTGAAAACTATAAATCCCCATTCATTTTCTCTAATTTCAATGGGACTTCAGGAGATATTGATGTTCTTACCCATGAAGCAGGCCATGCATTCCAGGTCTATTCAAGCAGTCATTTTGAAATACCTGAATATAACTGGCCAACCTATGAAGCAGCTGAAATTCATTCCATGAGCATGGAATTTTTTACATGGCCCTGGATGGAAGGCTTCTTTAAAGAGGATACGGAGAAATACAAGTTTTCACACTTGAGCGGGGGACTCCTTTTCCTGCCTTATGGCGTATCAGTTGATGAATTCCAGCATTGGGTGTATGAAAACCCTGAAGCTGCACCGCAGGAAAGAAAACAGGCATGGAGAGAGATTGAGAAGAAATACTTGCCGCATAAAGATTATGATGGCAACGAGTATTTAGAGAACGGAGGATTCTGGCAGCGGCAGGGTCATATTTACAATTCACCATTCTATTATATTGATTATACATTGGCTCAAATCTGTGCATTCCAGTTTTGGAAAAGATCCAGGGAGAATCAGGATGAGGCTTGGAATAATTATTTAAAACTATGCCAGCTTGGAGGCAGCAAGCCTTTCACTGGACTTGTTAAAGAAGCTGGATTGATTTCTCCTTTTGAAGAGGGATGTGTCGAGTCAGTTATCGGGGAAATTGAGAATTGGCTGAATTCAGTGAATGATAAAGGATTATAA
- a CDS encoding MarR family winged helix-turn-helix transcriptional regulator, which yields MGSEQIDQSLKLFIVLSRAYRAINENVNKRIQTYGVNPTEFAVLELLYHKGDQPLQQIGGKILLASGSITYVVDKLEQKGLLKRVACPTDRRVTFAQITDEGKTFIENIFPDHEKHIHSLMNELTSDEKGTAIELLKKLGLSISHDKIEGN from the coding sequence ATGGGGTCTGAACAAATTGACCAATCGTTGAAATTGTTTATTGTCCTGTCCAGGGCATACCGGGCTATAAATGAAAATGTAAATAAACGAATACAAACTTACGGAGTAAATCCAACTGAATTTGCAGTTTTGGAGCTGCTGTACCATAAAGGTGACCAGCCTCTGCAGCAGATCGGCGGGAAAATACTATTGGCCAGCGGAAGCATCACATATGTAGTGGACAAGCTTGAGCAGAAAGGCCTGTTAAAAAGGGTCGCATGCCCGACTGACAGAAGAGTTACCTTTGCGCAAATAACAGATGAGGGAAAAACATTTATTGAAAATATTTTTCCTGACCATGAAAAACACATACATTCACTTATGAACGAGCTGACTTCAGATGAAAAAGGTACAGCCATTGAGCTATTAAAGAAGCTTGGACTATCAATCTCCCATGACAAAATTGAGGGGAATTAA
- a CDS encoding bifunctional metallophosphatase/5'-nucleotidase, which produces MKSEALLTILATSDVHGHVYPYFYGTNENAEHGLGKLAALIKREKEQSEISILIDNGDLIQGTPLTYYYSRYLKNQKNPMIQILNQLEYDAAVIGNHEFNYGKNTLARAVSESNFPWLSANILFNSTKETYFGLPYKIKTFANGLKTAVIGVTTQYIPNWEKRQHIDQLSFESAVVSLKRWVSYIQEEEKPDLIIVSYHGGFEKDIRTGELTEEQTGENEAFRICTDVPGIDVLITGHQHRFIEGEQVNGVSIVQPGFNGQALAKVTVKFRKKHNDWLIDQKHSALIYPNGIMPDHEVLQLAGYYESKTQNWLDTVIGEIEGDMVIDDIFGARLKEHPLIEFINKVQMEAAGADISCTALFHEGAPGFKSKVTMREIVSNYIYPNSLCVLRISGKDIRDALERSASYFELNRDGEIIVNPEFSYPKPQHYNYDMWEGIEYKIDVSRQKGSRITKLLYKGHPIREDGEYQAVMNNYRAAGGGGYNMFKDKPVEKEILTDMTELIADYFSEKGKIIPTLNCNWEVAAGK; this is translated from the coding sequence ATGAAATCGGAAGCTTTACTCACCATTTTAGCTACAAGTGATGTCCATGGACATGTTTATCCATATTTTTATGGAACAAATGAAAACGCTGAGCATGGTCTGGGCAAGCTTGCAGCGTTAATAAAGAGAGAAAAGGAACAATCTGAGATCTCCATTCTTATCGATAATGGCGATTTGATCCAGGGAACTCCTCTGACTTATTATTATTCAAGATACCTGAAAAACCAAAAAAATCCCATGATCCAAATTTTAAATCAACTTGAATATGATGCAGCTGTAATCGGAAATCACGAATTCAACTATGGAAAGAACACCCTTGCAAGAGCGGTCAGTGAATCCAATTTCCCTTGGCTTTCAGCAAATATCCTATTCAATTCAACAAAGGAAACTTATTTTGGGCTTCCTTATAAGATAAAAACCTTCGCAAATGGTTTGAAAACTGCAGTAATAGGTGTCACAACCCAGTATATTCCAAATTGGGAGAAAAGGCAGCATATTGATCAGCTTTCATTCGAATCTGCGGTGGTTAGTTTGAAAAGATGGGTTTCCTATATCCAGGAGGAAGAAAAGCCTGACTTGATTATCGTCTCTTATCATGGGGGCTTTGAAAAGGATATCAGGACAGGTGAACTGACGGAAGAACAAACAGGAGAAAATGAAGCCTTCAGAATCTGTACAGATGTTCCAGGTATTGATGTTCTGATTACCGGGCATCAGCACCGTTTTATTGAAGGGGAACAAGTGAATGGTGTATCTATTGTACAGCCAGGATTTAACGGCCAGGCGCTTGCAAAGGTTACAGTAAAATTTAGAAAGAAACACAATGATTGGCTGATTGATCAAAAACACTCTGCCTTAATTTATCCTAATGGAATCATGCCTGATCATGAGGTCCTTCAGCTTGCCGGGTATTATGAATCCAAAACCCAGAATTGGCTTGATACGGTAATAGGTGAGATTGAAGGAGACATGGTGATTGATGATATTTTCGGAGCGCGCCTCAAGGAGCATCCGCTGATTGAATTTATTAATAAAGTGCAGATGGAAGCAGCTGGTGCTGATATTTCCTGTACTGCACTGTTTCATGAGGGAGCACCGGGCTTCAAATCTAAAGTAACAATGAGAGAAATTGTTTCTAATTATATATATCCGAATTCGCTATGTGTCCTAAGAATTTCCGGAAAGGACATTAGGGATGCTTTAGAGCGGTCAGCATCTTATTTTGAATTGAACAGGGACGGGGAAATTATAGTGAATCCTGAATTTTCATATCCAAAGCCACAGCATTATAATTACGATATGTGGGAAGGGATTGAATATAAAATAGATGTTTCCCGCCAAAAGGGCAGCCGGATTACAAAGCTCCTTTATAAGGGACATCCTATCAGGGAGGATGGCGAGTATCAAGCAGTAATGAACAATTACCGCGCTGCAGGCGGCGGAGGATATAATATGTTCAAGGACAAACCGGTGGAGAAAGAAATATTAACCGATATGACTGAATTGATTGCTGACTATTTTTCTGAAAAGGGAAAGATAATCCCGACTCTGAACTGCAATTGGGAGGTTGCAGCAGGCAAGTAA